The Streptococcus oralis region ATGCAAAATCAGACACTTATGCAATACTTTGAATGGTATTTGCCTCACGACGGCCAACACTGGCCTCGACTGACAAATGACGCAGAACACCTAGCAAACCTTGGTATCAGCCATGTCTGGATGCCACCTGCCTTCAAGGCGACTAACGAAAAAGATGTCGGCTATGGTGTTTACGATCTTTTTGACCTAGGTGAATTTCACCAAAAAGGGACTGTCCGTACCAAGTATGGGTTTAAAGAAGACTATCTTCAAGCCATTCAAGCCCTGAAGGAACAGGGAATTCAACCTATGGCCGATGTGGTGCTCAATCACAAGGCTGCTGCCGATCATATGGAAGCCTTTCAGGTTATTGAAGTGGATCCTGAGGATCGTACCGTTCAACTAAGCGAGCCCTTTACTATCAATGGCTGGACTCACTTTACTTTCGATGGTCGCAAAGACACCTACAATGACTTCCACTGGCACTGGTACCACTTCACAGGTACAGACTACGATGCCAAGCGCCGTAAGTCTGGCATTTATCTGATCCAGGGAGACAATAAAGGTTGGGCAAATGAGGAATTGGTCGATAACGAAAACGGTAACTACGACTACCTCATGTATGCCGACCTAGACTTTAAACATCCTGAAGTCATCCAAAATATCTATGACTGGGCTGACTGGTTCATGGAAACGACTGGTGTAGCTGGTTTCCGCTTGGATGCCGTTAAACACATCGACTCCTTCTTTATGGGCAATTTCATTCGTGATATGAAGGAAAAATACGGTCAAGATTTCTATGTTTTTGGGGAATTTTGGAACCCAGATAAGGAAGCCAATCTAGACTATCTCGAGAAAATAGAAGAACGTTTTGACCTTGTCGATGTTCGCCTCCACCAAAACCTCTTTGAAGCTAGCCATTCTGGAGCAAGCTACGACCTTCGTAACATTTTCACAGATAGCTTGGTTGAACTCAAGCCTGACAAAGCAGTCACTTTCGTTGACAACCATGATACCCAACGAGGACAAGCACTTGAGTCTACTGTTGAAGAATGGTTCAAACCAGCAGCCTATGCCCTTATTCTATTACGTCAAGATGGGCTTCCATGTATCTTTTACGGAGATTATTATGGCATTTCAGGAAAATACGCTCAACAAGATTTCAGAGAAGTTCTTGACCGTCTCCTAGCCATCCGAAAAGACTTGGCCTATGGAGAGCAAACAGACTACTTTGACGATGCCAACTGTATTGGATGGGTTCGTTCAGGCGCTGAAAACCAATCCCCGATCGCTGTCCTTATCTCAAATGACCAAGAAAACAGCAAATCCATGTTTGTCGGTCAAGAATGGGCTGAGCAGACTTTTGTTGATCTCCTTGAAAATCATCCAGCACAAGTTACAATCAATGCTGAAGGTTATGGAGAATTTCCAGTAGCAGCGGGTTCAGTCAGTGTCTGGGCAGCAAAATAAACCTATCAGGTACAAGTCAAATCCAACCGGATTTGGCTTTTTTGTATGCACAAAAAGACCTACCCAAATGGATAGATCTTTATTGTCTTATAATTTACCTGCTACTGCATCCAAGAGTTCTTGGATTTTCGCTTGGTTGCTTCCTCCTGCCATGGCCATGTCTGGTTTACCACCACCACGTCCATCGACGATTGGAGCCAATTCTTTGACAAGGTTTCCTGCATGCACATCTTTTGTCTTGCTAGCTACAAGAACGTTCACCTTGTCACCGATAGCTGCAACTAGGACAAGCACATCAGAGTAGTCTTTTTGTTTCCAGTTATCCGCAAAGGTACGAAGGGCACCTGCATCGGATACAGAAACTTGACTAGCAATGTAACGGTGACCATTTGCTTCTTGAACATTCTTGAAGACATCACCTGCTGCCGCTGCCGCTGCTTTTTCTTTCAACTCAGCATTTTCTTTTTGGAGCTGACGAAGTTGTTCTTGAAGTCCTTCAACCTTATGAGGTACTTCTTTGAGTTGAGGTGCTTTCAAGGTTGCTGCGACGGCTTTCAGAGCGTCTTCTTGTTCGCGGTAGGCTTCAAAGGCTTCCTTACCAGTCACTGCCAAGATACGGCGGGTACCTGAACCGATTCCTTCTTCTTTGACAATCTTGAAGAGACCGATTTCAGAAGTGTTGCCAACGTGGGTACCACCACAAAGCTCAACTGAGTAATCACCGATGGTCACAACGCGGACTTCTTTACCGTATTTCTCACCAAAGAGGGCCATGGCTCCCATTTCTTTAGCAGTGTCAATATCTGTCTCAACAGTTTCTACTGCAATTGCTTCCCAGATTTTCTCATTGACTTGCTGTTCAATGGCGCGCAATTCTTCAGGAGTTACGGCTTGGAAGTGCGTAAAGTCAAAGCGAAGGAATTCAACTTCGTTCAGAGATCCTGCTTGTGTCGCATGGTGACCAAGGATATTGTGAAGGGCAGCGTGAAGCAAGTGAGTCGCAGTGTGGTTTTTCATGACACGGTGACGACGATTTTTATCAATACTGAGTTTATAGTTTTTGTCCAAAGAAAGAGGTGCAAGAACTTCAACCGTATGCAATGGCTGTCCGTTTGGTGCTTTTTGAACATCTGTAACTTTGGCTACAAGTTTTCCTTCGGAATTATGGATTTTACCATGGTCAGAAACCTGTCCACCCATTTCAGCGTAGAATGGCGTTTCTGAAAATATGAGGGAGGCAGTGCCTTCTGATACAGCTTTTACCTCAACATTGTCAGCTACGATAGCTACAAGTCTACTACCTAGTTTTTCTTTTTTATAGTTAAAGCGACTTTCCACTGTAATGTTTTGAAGGGTTTCATTTTGCATAGCCATTGAGCCACCTTTGACAGCTGACGCACGCGCACGTTCTTGTTGCTCTTTCATGGCTGCTTCAAAACCTTCACGGTCTACAGTCATACCAGCTTCTTCAGCGATTTCTTCTGTCAACTCAACTGGAAATCCATATGTATCGTAGAGTTTGAAGACATCTTGCCCCGCGATAACGTTTTGACCTTTCGCTTTCAAATCAGCTACGATGCCTTGGGCAAAGTGTTGACCTGAATGAAGGGTACGGGCAAATGACTCTTCCTCGCTCTTAACGATTTTCTCGATAAAGTCTCGTTTTTCAAGGACTTCTGGATAGTAGCTTTCCATGATTTTTCCAACAGTTGGAACTAATTTGTAAAGGAAAGGCTCGTTGATGCCCAATTTTTGACCGTGCATAGAAGCACGACGGAGCAAACGACGAAGGACATAACCACGACCTTCATTTCCAGGAAGGGCACCATCACCGATGGCAAATGAAAGAGAACGGATATGGTCAGCAATGACCTTGAAGCTCATGTTGTCGCCATCTTGGTCATAAACCTTACCAGACAATTTCTCAACTTCACGGATGATTGGCATGAAGAGGTCTGTTTCAAAGTTTGTCTTAGCCCCTTGGATAACTGCCACCAAACGCTCCAAACCAGCACCCGTATCAATATTCTTGTGTGGCAATTCCTTGTACTCACTACGAGGAACAGCAGGGTCTGCGTTAAATTGTGACAAAACGATGTTCCAGATTTCGATGTAACGATCGTTTTCGATATCCTCTGCAAGCAGACGAATACCGATGTTTTCTGGGTCAAAGGCTTCTCCACGGTCAAAGAAGATTTCTGTATCAGGTCCAGAAGGTCCCGCACCAATTTCCCAGAAGTTGTCTTCGATTGGAATCAAGTGGCTTGGGTCCACTCCTACTTCAATCCAGCGGTTGTAAGAATCTTTATCTTCAGGATAGTAGGTCATATAAAGTTTTTCAGATGGGAAATCAAACCATTCAGGGCTTGTCAAAAGCTCGTAAGCCCAAGTGATGGCTTCGTCACGGAAGTAATCCCCGATAGAGAAGTTCCCCAACATTTCAAACATAGTATGGTGACGCGCAGTCTTCCCTACGTTTTCAATATCGTTAGTACGGATAGCTTTTTGCGCATTGGTGATACGTGGATTTTCAGGAATGATGGTTCCGTCAAAATATTTCTTAAGGGTTGCTACCCCAGAGTTGATCCACAAAAGAGTTGGGTCGTTTACTGGAACCAAGCTGACTGATGGTTCTACAGAGTGACCTTTGCTTGCCCAGAAATCTAGCCACATTTGGCGAACTTGAGCACTAGATAGTTGTTTCATAATATCTCCTTATTACTTGTTTAATTTGATTGGCTTTCCAGCATTTCCACATAGTCAATCGCGACACAAAGGGAAATGATCAGATCTGCATAAGAGTCTTCATAGACGGTTACGGTGTAAGTCGAGGTCAGATGGAAAATTTCTTTCCGAATCTCGGCAATCACTTGGTCGCGGTCATCCAGCAATTTGAAATTTAAATCCCAAATATTGCCTTCGATGCGAAGTCCCAGATTATCAAACTCATACTTATCTCGCCAGAAGGTCAACTTCTTACGAATAACGAAATTTGAACCGTTTCGTAGCTGAATAGTAAAGCGAGGAAGCAAGGTGAAAAATTCTTTACTGATTTCACTGACTTGCTCACCATAGGCGTCATAGATGGTAAAGGTCTTAGGAATTTGGAAGAAAGATCCCTCCACCTGATAGTTCACTACTCCTCTATCATCCTTGATATCGAAGCGTTCGCCTCCAAGACGAAACTTTTGTTTCACGAGAAATGTCTTCATAAACACCTCCAAAAATCAAAAGACAAGCTCACATCACGAAGGGCGAAAAACCGCGGTACCACCTTCATTCAATGAACTTGTCATTCTCTTATTCTTATGCAATTGTTACAATCGAGTAGCATGATTTTCTATCTTAGATGGCTCGCAGCACCGCCAATTCTCTGAACTAAGATGGGGAGAAAATCAATTCTCAACATTCCTATTATACTGTTTTTTTGAGTTTGAGTCAACTGGGAAAGCAAGCACTTGCAATTTCATTATATGTATCATTATCAAATCGATTTATTGTTAAAGAATATTATTGACGAAGTAAGTCAAGCATTTCATTATTAAGTGTTTGATAACAAGAGAAATAGCTATCATCAATCTCAAATGTATCTTGTAAAATAAAGCGTAAGGTATCTATTGTCTGTTGCAATTTCTTTGAATTGACTAGTTTACTATCAATCTCTGATAAGCCATGTGCCACCTTATTTCTCTCGCCATTTAAGCTATTTATTAGCTTTATGGACTTAAGTAATTCAGGAGAAACTTGATAATAAGATAGAATATTTTCATAAGACAAGAGATTTAAGGTTGACTGAGGTGAATAGATTCTTTCCTTCTCATCTTTTATACCCTTAGCTTTCTTAAATTCTAGGTCAATGAAATCTAAAATAGCTTCAAAATCCTTGTATTCTTCATTTAACTTTGGAAAAGTTCCGTCATATTTGATCAATTCTGGATAATCTTTCTTTATCTTTTCCTCGATGATAAATTCAACATAAGACTTTGATTTGATTAAGACATCAGCAACCTGCCCTCTCTCTTTCAAAACTTCAATCATTAAAAAGTAATTAAGAGCTTTTTTCTCAACCTCTGTAAGTGAATATCCCTGAATATCTTTTAAAATCGCTTGGGTTTTAAATACTTTTACAAAATCATTTAATAGTTCTCTTAAACGAGCTAATTTCTTTTTAGAAAGTAATTTATTGTATTCTTTTCTAGTAATTAATTCTTCCGCAGCAAGATAATCATAAGAAGAGATTAAATTTCTTAAGTGGCGCTTGATAAGAGACTGGTTAAATTTTTCAGCTTCATCTTTGATTGTACGATCTTCGTAATCCTTTTGGTTATCCTCGTTCTCGTCAAAAAGCTTCTGTTCATCTTCACTTGACAGTGGTACATACTTTCTGTTTGCAGATTTGTTAGGAGTTGTAACCTGTATGGCCTGCGTATTATAATCATTAATTCGATTTAAGGCAAATAAAGCAGAAATAATCTGAGGTGTCCCTGAGGATAGATTTAAGATTAATTGATGATCTGTTCCAGAATATTTTTCAATAATCTGTCCCATCACTTCATACATTTTATCAAACAGATAGACTTCATCATTTTTCAATATGATTGATTCAATAACCACTTTAGGATGATAACCCTCTATTGAACATAATGCTTTCTCAACAAGATCTTTTTTTACTAACATTTCTTCACTATAAACCAAAACAATTTGTTCAGGTCTGTATGTTCGAGCAATATGTAATAAAGCTGCATCTCGATTATTGCTTATCGGATCTGTCGTTCCAACTGCTGAAATCAAAATTTCCAAGATATTCTACCTCTCATTATTTCAGTAATTCTAATAATTCCTTATTTAAGTCCTTGTAAAAATTAAAATCTTTCTCAGTGAGTTGATATTGTTCCTTGACTAGTCCTTTTAAGGTTTTTAGGACAGGACCTAACTGTTTTAATTCCTCAGAATCTAATGGATCCAATTTATGAGCTACAGTATTTCGTGTTTTGTTTATTTTCAAAATCGGTTTGATTTTGTAATACAATGTCCGATTTTTTATTTGAAGAATCTTATTATAATCCTGAATTCCGAGGTAATATTTCTCTGATTCATTCACGTAATTATCCAGAAATTCTGGATAACGATTTTCGATATAGTCTTCTAAGATAAACTCTGTAAGGTTTTTAATTCTAATCAGACCTTCACTAAAATTACCACGTTCTTTTTGTAAATCAATAGTCAAATAAGCATTTAGTACTTTTTTCTGTTCTTCACTCCATTTTTTCTTTTGGAGGACTTGAGGTATATCTTGCCTATCTAATGAATCCACAATATCTTGTAACTTTTTGCGACAATCTTTCAATCCAGGGAAGTCAGGCAACTGATTTGCTATCTCTAAACTAGCTTTATAATCATATTTCTTAATAAAATCACGTAAAGTTTTTTTCATTAAGCCTTGTTTAAACTTATCTGAAGTATCTTCAATAGTTCGATCGACATAGTCCTGCTTATTATCCATATTTGTATCAATTAGTACATCAATATCTTCCGAATCATCATGCCTAACGCCAGCATTCGATTTTTTTTCAGGACTTGGAACTTGTACTGCCTTGACATTGATTTCACTTAGTCTATTAAGAACAAATAAAGCTGATTTTATTTGAGGAGTTCCACTTGAAAGATTAAGAATAAATTCGTCGTCTTTTGTATAATACTCTTGTATAATAGCATCAAATTGATCAAACATGGTATCAAAAATATGTACTTCATTGTTTAAAATGATTGGTTCATGGTATACAATCTCTGGGAGGTATTCAGAATCAATAGAACGAATTACTTTCTCAATATCATCTTTCTTACGAATCAGTTCCTCAGAAAAAACAATAATAATCTTATCTGGACGGTATTTTCTCGCAATATGTACTAAAGCTCCATCGTGAAAATTACGGATTGGATCCGTATTCCCCACTGCTGAAATCAAAACCTTCATTTAGTAATCTCCTTAATCATAAAGTTTGCCTTGCCCATCTCATAGAAAGACTCGTCATTCATTATCAATTTTCGGGTTGCTTGTGTTGTTTTAACACTTTTCATTGGTGCTTTTGTTAGTTTCAACACACCTTTTCCAACCATCTTAGTGGTTCTGCTATTCTGATAACGTTCTTGCAAAATACCATTTGCTTGTTTAAAAATTGTTTTTGTCCAAGCTCCACTACCAGCACCCAAGTATATAGGATATTGAAGATTTGGCTGAATTTTATTTTCAGGAAAATCTGATAAGAAAAAGTTTTTATATTCTTTGTAAAAGGCTTGCGCTCTCTTTCCTAATTCCTCAATTAGGACTCCAGCTTCCTTAGTAGTTGTAGTAATGGTGAAATTGATTTTAGTTAAGGGTGCGATCGCTTCCCTATATAAAGGTAGAGGCTTAGGAATAGGGGGCTTGACTTTATGATCCCATTTTTGAACTAAAATAAGACTGGCATTGCTAAATGGTTTGCTATCACTAACACGAATAGCGTTAAACAAGTCATCATAGTTCTGCCCTTTTTTTGCTCCCCAAGGAATCAAAGATTTGTTTTCCTTTTTATCTTGCAAAACATTTTTATTATTCCAGTCGGGATTGGTATTCATCAAAATAGTCCGAATAGCTCCCTTTAATGAACTTCCAGGAATATAGGGATTACCAAAAGGATCTCTTATAAACTTTGATACTTGATTTAATGCGCCTCCTCTTAAATAGTTATTATTTGTTTCTAACTTAGTTTCTATAATTCTATAGCCACCAAAATTACGGTCAGAAATACGGTTATCTTCTAAAAAGGAAATCAAGCGATTATTTCTAGCGCTTGGCTTTGTCTCTTGTAAAAAACGCTCAAACTTTTGATCGTAACCTTTCTCCACCATTCGATTATAAAACTTACCCATATCAGGGAAATAAAAGTACCCATTTTCATAGATAAATTCTCGAGAAGTATATTTTTCACCATTCCCAATATGGATAGGAGCCATAGCTAGGAGGCTGAATTGAAAGGTTCTATATTCTGTTTTCATCTTTCTCCCTCCATCTTGAAAAATAGTGGTTTAGCATAGTTTAATACTTCATGCGGGAAATCAAGAGGTCTTACATCCACAATCTGTCCTGTATAGGTTTCAGAGAAAGTAGATCCAGAAGCAAACTTATATAAATCCTGCTTACGGTAATTTTCCTTAGTTTCTGTACTAAAAGCAAAACCACTTGATTTACTTAGTAAATAGGAACCAGTTTCCATAGCATATTCAAGTTCCTTTTCAACTGGTAGAGAAGTTGTCAAGGTCATCACAGGTCCTTGATGGGCCTTGGTGAGACGATTTTTGAAGCTATCTGGTAAATCTAATATAGTCAAATCAAATTGTCCATAACCACTGGAACGTTTGCCACCAATTCCTGTATACTGTAAGCTTGTCATAAGTTCATTTAATAGCTCAGACTCTTTAGCAATCACGTAAAGACAAGACTCATCTCTAAATCTAACGGTAGACACTTGGAAAAGATTTCCATCTACATGAGGTTGGTTTTTAGTGACGATATTTGTTACTGCATGATCTGCGTCTTTAAAAAGCGTTCCATTTACATAAGAATCAAATTTATCCAAAGGGATAAACTGAAGTTTCTTTGCCATTTTCGCTTGACGTCTTACTTCTTTAACATCTGTTGTTAAGTCTGGCTGTTCAAACTTTGGAAATCCTATCGGTTTCGGTAAAAATGGACCTGACTGATAAGGAAAGGCATCAGTCAAAACAAAATCATCTTGACCCGCTGTTGACACGAATTCCTCCATTTTCCCCATTTTTTTTGCTTCTAAGACCAGAGCTGAAAACAAGCGGTCAGCTGCAAAAGTCATTTTAGAACTATCCAGACTACCTGCTCCAAAGTGAGCAGTATGGAAGTTCATAATATACATCTTATAGGTCATACTAGACCTCCGTAGTTAAAAGTTCATTCAATCTACTAACATTATAGTTTCCGAAAACTGTATTTGCTTTAAGATTCTCAAAAGCAACCTTACCATATCCACGAGAGCCTGAACCACCTAAATAATCAAGTTCCAACAGTTTTAATCCATCAAGAATCACTTTGAAGTCTTCTTCTACTTGAGCTTGACTCTTGTCTGTCACCTCATAGATCAACTCAAATCCAAAGACACTGTCTCGGATGGCACGTTCAATTTGTCTTGGATTTGCTTCAGCAGTGATACGGTCAATAGTATTTTCAAACTTAACTTCAGTATAACCTTTGACAGCTCGTGAATCTAAATCTTTTTTGTTAGTTAAAAAGGCATCTCTAAAAATGAGTCTTCCTACTTTATAGTCTTTGTTTGAACTATTCCCAAAGAGACGACTAATAATTTCCCCATCGTCTCCTGGTTTTTCTGCTAATGTAGTATTATATACTTTTGCCAGAAGGGTACGCATTTTCCCTTTGATACTAGATCCTGGAATAATAGGTAAGTTTGTTATTGGATCTTTAATCACAGGTGAGTCCGTAGCACCAATCGCTGCAAAAGCATTGCTGGTCCCAATATGAAGTCCTGTCTCTAGACGGATTTGTGCTGTTACTTGAATTTTTGCAAATGCCATTAATCGTTTCCTCCATAAAATTTAAAATAAGCTACTAGCGCTTCCATATAGCGACAAAAACGTTGGAGACTTTCCCTACTATTAATTTCTTTTAAAATTGGTAAAATCTCACCTTTTTGAACTAAGTCCAGTACCGCCTCTTCACGGCCTGATTGATAGACGAATTGGACCCTCAAATAGGCAATCTTATCCTTTAATTCTTCGTACTCACGGACCTTACTTTCATCAAAGAGGGTACTCGTTAAACTCAATAAGTTTCGTAGTTTACTCATGGATAGAACATCTGAATTTTTATTTTTAAAATTACGCTTATCAGTTACTAAATTTTTAATGGTTTTTTCTGCCTTATCTACGTAATTATCATCTGTTAAAATTGCCATCTATGAATCCTTTCTAATCTCATAAATATATAGAAGTAAAGCTATCTCTGCTTCCTTACGTTCATTATCGCTACCTGTATACCAAGAAAAGAATAAATCTTTAAACTCTTTAAACTCTTCTTTTTTATCCTTAGAAGTTTGATCTTCTAAGCGCGTCAAATAATAGGCTAATCGAGCAATATTCATACGATCGTAGTTGCGAAGGA contains the following coding sequences:
- a CDS encoding alpha-amylase, producing MQNQTLMQYFEWYLPHDGQHWPRLTNDAEHLANLGISHVWMPPAFKATNEKDVGYGVYDLFDLGEFHQKGTVRTKYGFKEDYLQAIQALKEQGIQPMADVVLNHKAAADHMEAFQVIEVDPEDRTVQLSEPFTINGWTHFTFDGRKDTYNDFHWHWYHFTGTDYDAKRRKSGIYLIQGDNKGWANEELVDNENGNYDYLMYADLDFKHPEVIQNIYDWADWFMETTGVAGFRLDAVKHIDSFFMGNFIRDMKEKYGQDFYVFGEFWNPDKEANLDYLEKIEERFDLVDVRLHQNLFEASHSGASYDLRNIFTDSLVELKPDKAVTFVDNHDTQRGQALESTVEEWFKPAAYALILLRQDGLPCIFYGDYYGISGKYAQQDFREVLDRLLAIRKDLAYGEQTDYFDDANCIGWVRSGAENQSPIAVLISNDQENSKSMFVGQEWAEQTFVDLLENHPAQVTINAEGYGEFPVAAGSVSVWAAK
- the alaS gene encoding alanine--tRNA ligase, with product MKQLSSAQVRQMWLDFWASKGHSVEPSVSLVPVNDPTLLWINSGVATLKKYFDGTIIPENPRITNAQKAIRTNDIENVGKTARHHTMFEMLGNFSIGDYFRDEAITWAYELLTSPEWFDFPSEKLYMTYYPEDKDSYNRWIEVGVDPSHLIPIEDNFWEIGAGPSGPDTEIFFDRGEAFDPENIGIRLLAEDIENDRYIEIWNIVLSQFNADPAVPRSEYKELPHKNIDTGAGLERLVAVIQGAKTNFETDLFMPIIREVEKLSGKVYDQDGDNMSFKVIADHIRSLSFAIGDGALPGNEGRGYVLRRLLRRASMHGQKLGINEPFLYKLVPTVGKIMESYYPEVLEKRDFIEKIVKSEEESFARTLHSGQHFAQGIVADLKAKGQNVIAGQDVFKLYDTYGFPVELTEEIAEEAGMTVDREGFEAAMKEQQERARASAVKGGSMAMQNETLQNITVESRFNYKKEKLGSRLVAIVADNVEVKAVSEGTASLIFSETPFYAEMGGQVSDHGKIHNSEGKLVAKVTDVQKAPNGQPLHTVEVLAPLSLDKNYKLSIDKNRRHRVMKNHTATHLLHAALHNILGHHATQAGSLNEVEFLRFDFTHFQAVTPEELRAIEQQVNEKIWEAIAVETVETDIDTAKEMGAMALFGEKYGKEVRVVTIGDYSVELCGGTHVGNTSEIGLFKIVKEEGIGSGTRRILAVTGKEAFEAYREQEDALKAVAATLKAPQLKEVPHKVEGLQEQLRQLQKENAELKEKAAAAAAGDVFKNVQEANGHRYIASQVSVSDAGALRTFADNWKQKDYSDVLVLVAAIGDKVNVLVASKTKDVHAGNLVKELAPIVDGRGGGKPDMAMAGGSNQAKIQELLDAVAGKL
- a CDS encoding LURP-one-related/scramblase family protein, translated to MKTFLVKQKFRLGGERFDIKDDRGVVNYQVEGSFFQIPKTFTIYDAYGEQVSEISKEFFTLLPRFTIQLRNGSNFVIRKKLTFWRDKYEFDNLGLRIEGNIWDLNFKLLDDRDQVIAEIRKEIFHLTSTYTVTVYEDSYADLIISLCVAIDYVEMLESQSN
- the csm6 gene encoding type III-A CRISPR-associated CARF protein Csm6, which translates into the protein MEILISAVGTTDPISNNRDAALLHIARTYRPEQIVLVYSEEMLVKKDLVEKALCSIEGYHPKVVIESIILKNDEVYLFDKMYEVMGQIIEKYSGTDHQLILNLSSGTPQIISALFALNRINDYNTQAIQVTTPNKSANRKYVPLSSEDEQKLFDENEDNQKDYEDRTIKDEAEKFNQSLIKRHLRNLISSYDYLAAEELITRKEYNKLLSKKKLARLRELLNDFVKVFKTQAILKDIQGYSLTEVEKKALNYFLMIEVLKERGQVADVLIKSKSYVEFIIEEKIKKDYPELIKYDGTFPKLNEEYKDFEAILDFIDLEFKKAKGIKDEKERIYSPQSTLNLLSYENILSYYQVSPELLKSIKLINSLNGERNKVAHGLSEIDSKLVNSKKLQQTIDTLRFILQDTFEIDDSYFSCYQTLNNEMLDLLRQ
- the csm6 gene encoding type III-A CRISPR-associated CARF protein Csm6, giving the protein MKVLISAVGNTDPIRNFHDGALVHIARKYRPDKIIIVFSEELIRKKDDIEKVIRSIDSEYLPEIVYHEPIILNNEVHIFDTMFDQFDAIIQEYYTKDDEFILNLSSGTPQIKSALFVLNRLSEINVKAVQVPSPEKKSNAGVRHDDSEDIDVLIDTNMDNKQDYVDRTIEDTSDKFKQGLMKKTLRDFIKKYDYKASLEIANQLPDFPGLKDCRKKLQDIVDSLDRQDIPQVLQKKKWSEEQKKVLNAYLTIDLQKERGNFSEGLIRIKNLTEFILEDYIENRYPEFLDNYVNESEKYYLGIQDYNKILQIKNRTLYYKIKPILKINKTRNTVAHKLDPLDSEELKQLGPVLKTLKGLVKEQYQLTEKDFNFYKDLNKELLELLK
- the csm5 gene encoding type III-A CRISPR-associated RAMP protein Csm5, coding for MKTEYRTFQFSLLAMAPIHIGNGEKYTSREFIYENGYFYFPDMGKFYNRMVEKGYDQKFERFLQETKPSARNNRLISFLEDNRISDRNFGGYRIIETKLETNNNYLRGGALNQVSKFIRDPFGNPYIPGSSLKGAIRTILMNTNPDWNNKNVLQDKKENKSLIPWGAKKGQNYDDLFNAIRVSDSKPFSNASLILVQKWDHKVKPPIPKPLPLYREAIAPLTKINFTITTTTKEAGVLIEELGKRAQAFYKEYKNFFLSDFPENKIQPNLQYPIYLGAGSGAWTKTIFKQANGILQERYQNSRTTKMVGKGVLKLTKAPMKSVKTTQATRKLIMNDESFYEMGKANFMIKEITK
- the csm4 gene encoding type III-A CRISPR-associated RAMP protein Csm4 — protein: MTYKMYIMNFHTAHFGAGSLDSSKMTFAADRLFSALVLEAKKMGKMEEFVSTAGQDDFVLTDAFPYQSGPFLPKPIGFPKFEQPDLTTDVKEVRRQAKMAKKLQFIPLDKFDSYVNGTLFKDADHAVTNIVTKNQPHVDGNLFQVSTVRFRDESCLYVIAKESELLNELMTSLQYTGIGGKRSSGYGQFDLTILDLPDSFKNRLTKAHQGPVMTLTTSLPVEKELEYAMETGSYLLSKSSGFAFSTETKENYRKQDLYKFASGSTFSETYTGQIVDVRPLDFPHEVLNYAKPLFFKMEGER
- the csm3 gene encoding type III-A CRISPR-associated RAMP protein Csm3; the protein is MAFAKIQVTAQIRLETGLHIGTSNAFAAIGATDSPVIKDPITNLPIIPGSSIKGKMRTLLAKVYNTTLAEKPGDDGEIISRLFGNSSNKDYKVGRLIFRDAFLTNKKDLDSRAVKGYTEVKFENTIDRITAEANPRQIERAIRDSVFGFELIYEVTDKSQAQVEEDFKVILDGLKLLELDYLGGSGSRGYGKVAFENLKANTVFGNYNVSRLNELLTTEV
- the csm2 gene encoding type III-A CRISPR-associated protein Csm2 — its product is MAILTDDNYVDKAEKTIKNLVTDKRNFKNKNSDVLSMSKLRNLLSLTSTLFDESKVREYEELKDKIAYLRVQFVYQSGREEAVLDLVQKGEILPILKEINSRESLQRFCRYMEALVAYFKFYGGND